A region of the Bacteroidia bacterium genome:
TTTCATGGCAAACTTGAAGCCAAAGCCGTCTTCACCTATTCGGTTTTCTTTGGGAACAATAACGTCATTAAACTGCAAAGTATGTGTATCTGAGCCGCGTATTCCAAGTTTATCTTCTTTGGGGCCGATTTCAAAGCCTTTCATACCACGTTCTATAATCAGGCAATTGATTCCGTGATGTCCTTTATTTCGGTCTGTTTGGCACATAACTAAATAAGTTTTGGCGCGTCCTCCGTTGGTTATCCAGTTTTTAGTGCCGTTTACTACGTAGTGGTCTCCTTTGTCAATAGCGGTAGTGCGTTGGGCAGTAGCATCGCTACCGGCTTCCGGCTCTGATAAGCAAAAAGCACCAATATCAGTTCCTTGTGCTAAGGGAACAAGATATTTACGTTTTTGCTCTTCTGTTCCATAGGTTTCCAAGCCCCAGCAAACTAATGAATTATTTACCGAAACCATAACGGAAGCAGAGGCATCTAACTTTGATAACTCCTCCATTACCAGCACATAGGATATTGTGTCTAATCCTTGGCCGCCATATTCCGGTGAAACCATTAGGCCAAGATAGCCCATTTTGCCCATCTCCAATACTAATTCTTGAGGAAACGTCTGGTTATTATCACGTTCAATAACTCCCGGCAGCAAGATGTTTCTTGCAAAATCCCGCGTAGATTGTTGAATCATGGTATGTTCTTCGGACAGTTCAAATAGCATAACAGTTTATATTCTCGTGCAAAAATACATTTTTTAGGTGTTGGTTGCTACAATAATTGGGGTGTAGTTATTTTAATTTTTAGGGTAGATTCCCAAAGATGCTACGGATTTGTATTTCTTCGGTTACGGCGTATTCAGGAAGCGAAAGTGCTGAGACAATCATCTTTGCGATTTCGTTAGGGTTTAAAAGTCTTCCGTTAGGGAAAGAAGAATCTCCCCAGCTTTCGGTTTGTGTTGAGGCTGGATAAACACCTATTACGCGAATTTGGTGTGGGCGTAACTCTTCCCGTAGTGATCTGGTAAAGCCGTCTAAGGCAAATTTAGTGGTGGTATAGCCCACACAGTTAGGTAATATTTCACGGGCAGCTATGCTCACAATGTTGAGAATAGTACCTTGTTTACGGGTTATCATCGCCGGCAAGACCGCTTGGGTTAATTCATAAGG
Encoded here:
- a CDS encoding acyl-CoA dehydrogenase family protein, with amino-acid sequence MLFELSEEHTMIQQSTRDFARNILLPGVIERDNNQTFPQELVLEMGKMGYLGLMVSPEYGGQGLDTISYVLVMEELSKLDASASVMVSVNNSLVCWGLETYGTEEQKRKYLVPLAQGTDIGAFCLSEPEAGSDATAQRTTAIDKGDHYVVNGTKNWITNGGRAKTYLVMCQTDRNKGHHGINCLIIERGMKGFEIGPKEDKLGIRGSDTHTLQFNDVIVPKENRIGEDGFGFKFAMKTLSGGRIGIAAQALGIGAGAYDFAVEYAKQRKAFGTEIANHQAIQFKLANMATEVDAARLLVWKAAHDKDMHANYDLSGSMAKYYASKMANYVATEAVQIHGGNGYVKEYHVERLFRDAKITEIYEGTTEIQKIVISRALTTS
- a CDS encoding SDR family oxidoreductase yields the protein MKKAFVTGITKGIGKAIALALLQAGYEVSGCARQGTAFQAFQTENPNCILYPVDLADSSARQKFCTSLKELPAFDIWINNVGIFFSGEFWKESATDFGKQWQLNVVTPYELTQAVLPAMITRKQGTILNIVSIAAREILPNCVGYTTTKFALDGFTRSLREELRPHQIRVIGVYPASTQTESWGDSSFPNGRLLNPNEIAKMIVSALSLPEYAVTEEIQIRSIFGNLP